ttttaaaaattagacattttaaaCTGTAGAATCTCTATAGCTTCACTCCCaaatgtgcctatttttatggtGTTCTGGTCTTTCTGTatacttttcatttaatttataaagaaatgaggtttaattggctcatggttctgcaggctgttcaGGAAGCAcagcactggcatctgcttggctttggtgaggcctcaggaagtttacaattatggcagaaggcaaaggcagaggcagagccagcatatcacatggtgagagcagaaGCAAGAGGTTTCTGTATACTTTGTATTCTCTTATGTCTTGAGTCATTTTAAGTGTACTTACTTTATATAGTCTATCTGTTCTATTGTCTGTAATTCTTGGCATATGAGTTCTGCTAACTCCTTTCCTGGGAAGTTTTTGTTCTTTcctcttgtgtttttgttttcagccaTCTCATCTTGGGATTTTTTTCCACATTGTCTCATGTGTGCAGGCTTATTAATTGTCACTATGGGgcaatttcttgtttgtttttaacagggTTCTTTAAGTTTCCTGGTTCAAACCAGTATTTCTGTTGCTTTCTTGGTTTGCATTTCCTCCTCATGAATACACACTGGACCCCACTCCTGTGCATAGCTCAGTTTGGTAGGTGTGTCATCTAGGTGGTAATGAATCTACTACCTGCCCTAATTCCCAGGCTAATGGGAGGAGATAGCCCAGAATTATTTTCACAGCAGCAAAGCTCTTCTAGGATCCTGGCTCTTTGCACAGCTCCAACTCCACTGCACCTGGGGCTTCCATTCCCATTCCAGCTCAGGCGTTAAAATCTCAGCCCACAAGTTCATCCTCTGATTCCAACTCTGCAACTGCATATTTAGTCTCACCTCTTGctcattgcttgtttgtgttcTCTCCATTTCTGGCACCTGAGgattttaatttcttgttttagtGCTTAgttgtatatttcaaatgttCCTGTTATATTTTATCCTATATTTATCTGTGTTTGGGATGATGGGTGCTTCCAACATCAGCGTAGTCCGTTAAGGCGGTAAGGAGTCTAACAAAGAGTATTTTAAATCCCAAAATGCAGTAAAGttgcagtctcttcaataaaagaATTGAAGTTATTTGTCTTGATACTTCTTTATTCTatccttgttttttcatttgttacgGGCCAGCATTGCCCTGTTGGTTAACATCTGGGAATTAATGGACCGGTTATTGAGAAACTCTGGATCTGGTCCTAGTTGCTTGCTAACTGCAGACTTGGGGAAATCATTTATGTTCTCTGTAAATAGCTGTGAAATGCAATTATTATTTGCCCTGCTTCATAGGATTATTATAAGAGTCACAGAagataatagatttaaaaatgcttcagtactcaacatatacaaatttaTGCTATTAATAGCAATGTTAGAAACCATTAGCACCTTCATTAAAGTATTTTTGACTTTAATAATAAATgatggtttttgtttggttttcttttttattttttgtaatttgaaaaaTGATCTTGTATCCTGGTAAAGGCTATCATTCTTTGGAGATAATAAGGGAACTACTTGAAAACATTCAAATATTCTTGTGAAATTTAAGAGCACTATTTGTACTGACAGGCAGTTATGACTTTAATAGACTATGGAATTCATTTTGGAGAGACACACCCTTTGcagttaaaaaaatagagacttaaacctggaaatcatcattgcattttattatacatttcccACACAATGGATACTGAAAGTTCAATGACTTTCAGTCATTGTGAGGAACCATAAACTTTTTATCTTAATGCGGAAAAGATGCCCTCATGTTTGAAAAGATTGAGAACCAACCTAGCCTGTGGTAGGAACCACTCACTGGGCTTACGACCCCAGACCATTCTCCTCTAAATTATGTGGGACACAAGGACTGTGTCAATCCTCAGTGACATTTGTCAGTAAACCATGAGGTCTGTTGCAGAGAATGTGTTATTTCCTAATGGTTAACGTACTAAGTTTGCAAATGATGTAGAAAATTAGAGATTGACTCAAGATGGTGGACTGATCACACACAGCCACTCCCTGTTGCCCTCTAAAGTCCATAAAATGTAGATAATGAAATCCATTTTAATAGAGTTAGAAAACAGGGAAACttatgatcagaaaaaaaaaatatttttaaataaattttgaaagataTTACCAAATAACTCACGTTTAGAAGAACAAAACTAAAGGGAACAAAAGTCTAACCTGTGTAGAGATGACCTGATAGTAGGTCTGATAGGACTACAAGCCTAGAGTCAATGAATATGAAGAGGTAGAAGAGGCCTTGGGCCATTTATCAACTTGAAAAATTAGGGAACTGCATGTGGAGCAGCAAACCAGTCATTCCCTTTCTGTTTCCGTGCTATGTTAAGCCAGGGTAACTGTGGCATGAGTCAAACCATACACTGGGGCTGGAGAAGCAAGGTAATGCCCAAGTAGCTACCGACCCCCAGAAGACAAAAGAGCTCATCAGACAAATCATGTTCAGCTCCTGTCTACATCCCAAACTTGTCCCAAAGTCAGGCTATAGTCAACAGAAACTGATAATAACCTGGAAACCATATAATCCAAGAAGAGTAGACAATTAAGAGACATGAAGCATTTGGGAAAAAGTACAATACCCAGAGTGCGAGGTTCACACTCAACAAACAAAAGTTAATAGAATTGAGAGagcaaacaaaacattttaagcaTAACTACAATATCCTAGGATAGATGATCATATCCATAGTAGAGCAAGAGTCTTATGTACTGAGGAAACATGTATAGATtggatattaaatatatactaaGTTTAATAGATGGTCAAATATTAAGTTTCAATAAATGGACTGGCATACCAATGGACAAGGCTGAAAAGCAAATTAGTAGAAAGTGTCACGGAATTCTTGCATTACTTAGTGGTGATGTACCATAAGAAAGATAATGAGAGCCATGCACAGTGGCAAAGTACCATGAGAAAGATAATGAgagccatgcacagtggctcatgcctgtaatcccagcactgtgggaggctgaggtaggcagatcaattgagctcaggagtttgagaacagcctggccaacatggcaaaaccctgcctatactaaaaatacaaaaattagccaggtgtgttggtgcacacctgtaatcccagcactcaggaggctgaggttggaggattgcttgaacctgggaggtggagattgcagtgagccgagatcaagccactgcactccagcctggctctggagagactgcctcaaaacaaaaaaccacacatacacacacagacagataATGAGAGACATAGACGATAGATCCAAGTGTTCAAACATTTAGCTAATAGCTGTTccagaaagagggaagagaaagaatggAAGGGATGGAAATAACAGAAAAGGCAACATAATAAAATTTTCTAAGGTGGAAAAAAACCAAGGATCTTCAAATTGAAAGTGTTTTAATTCTTTTATCTCCAGTTTTGAAATTAtatgttttaattcttttatcTCCAGTTCTGAAATTATAGTCATTCTTTTGTACTGCAGACTCTTGCTCAGTTTGGTTTTCTTCTTGGTgtgatttgtaatttttgtttgtgaCTATCTTTAGCAGGGATTCCTTTTTTGTGTTGATCATGAAACTCTCTCCAAGGAgggtttgcatttgcttttgtcaGGGACTTCAGTGGTATCactagaggattttttttttgttttgtgtcctaagaGAAGTCTTACATGTAAATTCATATTCCTAACTGGAGCGTGGTACAAGCTTGCGGTTTTACTTTTTCACAAGGAGTTTATTCACTATCCATAGCTCCAGGCAGAGGCAAATTTTCTTGCTATCTTCCTGGTTatatgagtggagtggagtctgCCTTGTACTGACAGGCCAGCCATTTGAGAGTTCTAGCTTTATGCAGATTTCAGTTCTATCTTTCTACTTTGGAGGACATAAGTTTCCATCCCTGTTCCAATGAGGATAAAAATTCAAGTCCCTAGGCTTTAAGACCTTTTTCCAAACATGCTGACAACCTCTCCCTTCCCTGTCCTCATACCAAAACTTGCAttcttatttttccaattttatagtaGCATACCTATGCTATTGAAGACTATGGAGCTATTAAAATAACAAGGTTGCCTACATATGTTGACAAGGAAAGATCTCCAAGATATATATTGGAGATATATATGTGGCAAGAACTAGAAGTCCCCAACACAAAAAAATATAATGACATTCATTATTTTGCAGTTTATCACAATTTCTTTAATGGAGAATAAAGGGAtaaagatatagctgtagtcTTATCAATACTGCAGATAATAGTGAGCAGCTGATATTTCCCAATGGAAATTTGTAAATACTCTTTATAACAGAGGAATACTCCACCTACTTCCACTTGTATGCAATATAACATATCTTATAATAGATATATTGTGGCACACCAAACACACCAAATTGGAAGTAGAATTAATCCTTACCAAACTCATCCAAAAAGCAAAGGTTGAGTTGGTGCTAGAAATGATCTgagtaaaatagaaaacaatttagaaaatacttCAATATTCTAAGTACCCATATGTCTTTGAATTAAGTGTGTATGTCTGTGCATCTTGTACTGGCAGAAGTATTTTTAGATTTTCACACTTTTAATTATATATGGAGGAGTTCTAAGTTTTAGAATAAtgaggaaaaattaaatatataagagAACATTATCCTTAAATTGAAAATTGAATTATAGTAGCAGTGATGATATGATTACATTGACCACTTACCGATCAATGTGCATAATCACATCCTCAATAATCTTACGAAGTTGCTATTTTCCtaattttacagttgagaaaactgaagtctagagaggttaagttacttacccaaggtcacacagctcaagGAATGAAGTGAAGCCAACATTCCAACTCTAGTTTGTTTGATTCCAAAGCTGTCACTCATGTCTAACAGGGCCTCTCCTCTAAAAGTCttattatatttgttaattaCGATCATTTGTTGTGCAAAACAAAGTTGTGTTCATAAAGAATGTGACATAGAAATAATGTCTCACTCCACTTATTGGAGACCACTCTTATTAATAACATTTGGTTgtattttaattgtcttttttctatttttccatttacataaaTTGTATGTTCTGAAGTTACTGATAACAGAAAAGTAAATGTGAGGGCCAAGATGATGATTGTGAAATTTCCCTATATTCCAGGGATTAGATTTTTATCTGAAGAGGGtaatttattctgattttttaattggTGGATTTAAAGGCTTGTGCCTAGTGAAAAGAGCATCTCCTACAGTTGTTTGAGTGGCGCCTGAGGTCTTTTCTCCGCTCTCAGGAGTGCTGGGGCATGCCTTGGCTGCCTGTCTGACGTCTGTTTCTGATAAGTGAGTTTTAGGCTCTAACAGCTCTTGAGAATTTTGTTGGCAGAGACCTGGTGAGATCATTCTGCTTTCCGCTGAgtttcctttctctgtttttttggaCTGTTCTGATGAACCTGACCCTGGAGTGTTCAGTAATACCTCTGCTCCTTTAGGAACTGTTGGCCTACTCCCTGGTTTTATCTCTCTCTGTACAAAAGCTCCGTGTctctggaaaagaaaacaaagtcgaCATTAACCAGGAGAACGCAGATTGTTGGAAGATGCAGCTGTGAACTGAATTTGTGCATTAGCTCAAGTCCTAGTCAGTGATGCAGGCACTTCTCTGCCTCTTCATTGGTGTCACCTCAGTCCCAAACTAGACACCACCATATATGGGTGAaccttttaaatgataaaatagggTGCATCAGAAAATGAACAGGAAGGAAAAAGGCAGAATGTCAAAGAAGTAGCAGCTCATCTCCCATTCTCAATTTTTTTATCATTTGGACTGTTTAAGACTATTCACATCAAATTTCATTTCTTGCTCTAAAGATTGCTATGGATACAACAAAAACTACAGTTCATAGACCAAAGAATTTATGATTGCATCCCAACTGCCTATTAATGCTAATGAAAAgctaagtaataataaaatatgaaagcaaacaTCTATAgttggaaaaaaatctaataattgaCAATTACATTTCTATTTGGCTTTATAAACCTTATATGCATCTCCCTGCCACACACATGTATTAAGCATATCAAAACATTTGTCAAACTGCTttgatattattactattattattattattattattagaaatgagccttgctatgttgcccaggctggcctcaaactcaagtgatcctcctacctcagcttccagagtagctgggactacaggcgtcaagtcactgtgcccagcatgctttgatattattttacacaaattatttcaataatttaagTAGACCAAATTCCAAAGACTGATTCAAATTATTATGTttggattgattgattgagatgaggtttcattgtgtcacccaggctggaatgcagtggtgcaattatggctcactgcagcctcgaactcctgggctcaagcaactctcccacctcacccacctgagtagctgggattacaggtggcaccACCATACCAGGATAATATTATTCCTTACATTTTACTATGGTATGTGGCTAAGATTCTATCCTATTAATAACTGAAGTAGTTTGTTTAAATAGACATTTAGAAAGATAATTATGACTTGAAAAGGCTTAAAGTTCTACAAATCTACTCTGTCTTAAAGTATTAAATAATTCTAAATACTGCCTCACCTTTCCCTGGAGAGGCACATTCGGAGTTTTTCTGGCATCATATTGATGTATAAAAGAGATGTATTCTATAAAATTGTTTTGAAGTTCTGCTGATGTACCAGGAGAGGCAAGTGGtactaaaaaaaagattttgtgaaGTCAGGACAAAAAGTTAGATTTGTTTATGGACATATAATcagtattaataatataaaatatggtaaCAGAACTAAATTCTTGAAGTATGCAAGATTATTTACACACatctaaataataaatagaatggATTCACCATTCTTTCTTCATGAAAAGAGCCAAATCAAAATAACCAAATTAGCCCCACGTGTGGaattattagtaatttttaaaactaaaattaatattaatacaacaatatggtcaggcatggtggctcattcctgtaatcccagcatgccctgggaggaggccaagacaggaggattgcttgagcccaggagtttgaggactagcctggggaacatggtgaaaccccatctctacaaaaaataagccaggtgtggtggcatgtgcctataatcccagctatttggaaggctgaggtgggaggatcgcttgagcccagaagttcaaggctgcagtgagccatgactgcaccactgtgcttcagcctgggcgaaagagagaTCTTGTctcattaagagaaaaaaaaaattgttagataTGCTTTTTACACAGATACCAATACGTTTTAGGGAAAACATAACTCTAATTTGTTAACTTTTCACTACTAGAAAGAGTATGAGAAATTCTATGTTGAATCTATAGTTTGGCCAGTGGCTATGGCCACGGGGTAGAAATTGTATGCCGAAGCTAGCACTAATGGAATCCATTGGAAGACTCTAGGGCTGCTGCAGTTGTAGTTGAACACATAATTCTTCTCATTTCGCCCAATAACAGGGGTTCTGAAAAATTTGCAAGAGTATGAAAtcctttaaaaatcacttttaaataatctttcaATCTGGGTGATGAGTATATGAGTTCATTATATTGGTCTGTGCTCCATGTATGTTtaacatcttaaataatttttaaaactcagttttACTTTGAGCAGAGAAGGTTATTTAAAGATCAGAGCAACTTTCAGTACTGCTGCTGGCAATAAAAAAAGTTTAGTGAAGTAAAATTCTATCAAGTACAAAAATTTCTCCCTTAAAAAATACgtatgtggctgggcgcagtagcccacgcctgtaatcccagcactttgggaggcggaggcaggcagatcacaaggtcaagagatcgagaacatcctggccaacatggtgaaaaccccgtctctactaaaaatacaaaaaaaaaaaaaaattagctgggcgtggtggtgaacgcctatagtcccagctactcaggagggtgaggctggagaatcacttgaacctgggaggcggaggttccagtgaaccaaaatcacgccactgcactccagcctgggtgacagagcaagactctgtctcaaaaaaaaaaaaaagtacgtaaGAGTTTATGTACAACGAGCATATCTGTGAAATGCTATGTAACAAACTGGTAACAGTGGTG
The genomic region above belongs to Gorilla gorilla gorilla isolate KB3781 chromosome 12, NHGRI_mGorGor1-v2.1_pri, whole genome shotgun sequence and contains:
- the CIMIP6 gene encoding ciliary microtubule inner protein 6 isoform X4 is translated as MQVSNGFSQELALFGQHKIEDAAITYVTENEEIKHEEKPGKSIHHSKPHVGRGRIYYAKFINTNARTYNEPVPYIDPKKGPEIQGDWWSHGKALEPVFLPPYDSKSTQRSDFQKPSCPLVFPVKHSKTQKPSCGIVPLASPGTSAELQNNFIEYISFIHQYDARKTPNVPLQGKRHGAFVQREIKPGSRPTVPKGAEVLLNTPGSGSSEQSKKTEKGNSAESRMISPGLCQQNSQELLEPKTHLSETDVRQAAKACPSTPESGEKTSGATQTTVGDALFTRHKPLNPPIKKSE
- the CIMIP6 gene encoding ciliary microtubule inner protein 6 isoform X5, giving the protein MEEKEDKHQQHKIEDAAITYVTENEEIKHEEKPGKSIHHSKPHVGRGRIYYAKFINTNARTYNEPVPYIDPKKGPEIQGDWWSHGKALEPVFLPPYDSKSTQRSDFQKPSCPLVFPVKHSKTQKPSCGIVPLASPGTSAELQNNFIEYISFIHQYDARKTPNVPLQGKRHGAFVQREIKPGSRPTVPKGAEVLLNTPGSGSSEQSKKTEKGNSAESRMISPGLCQQNSQELLEPKTHLSETDVRQAAKACPSTPESGEKTSGATQTTVGDALFTRHKPLNPPIKKSE